A region from the Pseudochaenichthys georgianus unplaced genomic scaffold, fPseGeo1.2 scaffold_2084_arrow_ctg1, whole genome shotgun sequence genome encodes:
- the LOC117441876 gene encoding somatostatin receptor type 2-like: MDAPFFPHRDTNTTFVDDHFLYHDNVHGFRITVAILYLVVCFLGLAGNSLVGIAILKLDKLSSSTTVYIFNLALADGLFMVGLPFIASQNFQNKWMFGDTACKVVMVLDGLNQFTSIFCLTAMSIDRYMALADPLKFARWRTPRWAKIVSAFLWLFSLLTILPMALHFSSDGGLCIPDLDSDAWWLGVLSYTFVMGFALPFTVMTASYAALLLTMRSQWIRMTTTTTPNFETHRAESQVTKMVVAVVVVFGICWLPFYTLNFYALYQTGLYLTFARAFELIVLLSYSWSCANPILYACFSETFRRYFRTLLCPAAKSSPSMQCNTERYDLNDASLTILA, translated from the coding sequence ATGGACGCCCCATTTTTCCCCCACAGAGACACCAACACCACCTTTGTGGACGATCATTTTTTATACCACGACAATGTTCATGGTTTTCGCATCACCGTGGCAATACTCTACTTGGTGGTCTGCTTCCTGGGACTCGCCGGGAACTCCCTCGTCGGTATCGCCATTTTGAAATTGGACAAACTCTCATCTTCCACCACGGTTTACATCTTCAACCTGGCGCTCGCTGACGGACTCTTCATGGTGGGTCTTCCCTTCATAGCGAGCCAGAACTTCCAGAACAAGTGGATGTTCGGCGACACAGCGTGCAAAGTGGTGATGGTTCTGGACGGCCTCAACCAGTTCACCAGCATCTTCTGCCTCACAGCGATGAGTATCGACCGCTACATGGCGTTGGCTGATCCTCTAAAGTTCGCCCGTTggagaacgcctcgttgggcaAAGATCGTCTCGGCGTTCCTTTGGCTGTTCTCTCTTCTGACCATCCTACCCATGGCGCTTCACTTCTCCTCCGATGGAGGTTTGTGCATTCCGGACCTCGACTCCGACGCCTGGTGGCTCGGAGTTCTTTCCTACACCTTCGTCATGGGCTTTGCTTTGCCTTTTACCGTCATGACGGCTTCCTACGCGGCGCTTCTGCTAACAATGAGGTCCCAATGGATCCGAATGACGACGACAACGACGCCGAACTTTGAAACCCACCGCGCGGAGTCACAGGTCACGAAAATGGTGGTTGCAGTCGTGGTGGTTTTCGGGATATGTTGGCTGCCGTTTTACACCTTAAACTTCTACGCTCTGTACCAAACGGGCTTGTATTTGACCTTCGCCAGAGCCTTTGAGTTAATTGTGCTGCTGTCGTACTCGTGGAGCTGTGCCAACCCCATCCTCTACGCATGCTTTTCCGAAACTTTTCGGAGATACTTCCGGACCCTCCTCTGCCCAGCCGCCAAATCATCTCCCAGCATGCAATGCAACACTGAACGGTATGACTTAAATGACGCAAGTTTGACCATTCTGGCATAG